From the Carassius gibelio isolate Cgi1373 ecotype wild population from Czech Republic chromosome B25, carGib1.2-hapl.c, whole genome shotgun sequence genome, one window contains:
- the LOC128013721 gene encoding solute carrier family 13 member 1-like, translated as MRQLRCSWSSLKPLIIFITPLALIPLPLLIRKKEAECAYILIVMAVYWMTEVLPLSVTALLPAVLFPLFGIMKSSQVASVYFKDFHLLLLGVICLATSIEKWGLHRRIALRLVTGLGVNPGMLMLGFMVGCAFLSMWLSNTSTVAMVMPIVEAVIQQVLNASEEASKDHKGALNGISNPALQLEDIEAQHDQSEKIKSIEAGITEPDQTAPEEPETVKAPPPYNGKYRTREDHMMCKGLCLCIAYSSSIGGLTTLSGTSTNLIFAEYIYQYYPDCTVINFGNWFVLCLPICIIMLILSWIFLHWMYLGSNFRASLCSRQRSEREKHTAKVLRDQYNSLGPISWQEIITTIIFILMAILWFTRNPGFMPGWSSLFPDYPGYATDATVALLLGFIFFIIPGHKPNAERYEALITWKDFQACMPWEISLLVGGGFALAEGTKISGLSTWVAELMTPLGSLPPLATVTIACLIVTSITEVASNAATTTIFLPILAPLAEAIGVNPLYMLIPTALCVSFSFLLPVSNPPNAIVFTYGHLTSMDMVKAGLGLNVIGVLTVLLALTTWATPLLNLDTYPDWAPVVNSTGV; from the exons ATGAGGCAGCTTAGATGTTCTTGGAGCTCCTTGAAACCCCTAATCATCTTCATCACACCACTGGCTTTGATACCACTACCACTGCTCATCAGAAAAAAG GAAGCAGAATGTGCATATATCCTAATAGTAATGGCTGTATACTGGATGACGGAGGTCTTGCCTCTGTCTGTGACAGCACTTCTCCCAGCGGTGCTTTTCCCTCTTTTTGGGATCATGAAGTCCTCACAG GTTGCATCTGTATATTTCAAAGACTTCCACTTGCTGCTTCTTGGTGTCATCTGTTTAGCAACATCCATTGAGAAATGGGGTCTTCATCGGAGAATTGCCCTCAGATTGGTGACTGGACTTGGAGTCAATCCTGGCAT GTTGATGCTCGGGTTCATGGTTGGCTGTGCTTTCCTCTCGATGTGGCTGAGCAACACCTCAACTGTGGCGATGGTAATGCCAATCGTGGAGGCAGTGATCCAGCAGGTTTTGAATGCAAGTGAAGAGGCCAGCAAAGACCACAAGGGGGCGTTAAATGGCATCTCCAACCCTGCTCTTCAGCTTGAAG aTATTGAGGCCCAGCATGACCAATCTGAGAAGATAAAAAG CATCGAAGCAGGGATTACAGAGCCAGATCAGACAGCTCCCGAAGAACCAGAAACTGTAAAG GCGCCTCCACCATATAATGGAAAGTACAGGACCCGTGAAGATCACATGATGTGCAAAGGCTTGTGTCTTTGCATTGCTTACTCCTCCTCCATTGGGGGGCTGACCACATTATCAGGAACATCCACAAACCTCATTTTTGCTGAATACATCTATCA GTACTACCCAGATTGCACCGTCATTAATTTTGGGAACTGGTTCGTGCTTTGTCTTCCCATCTGCATAATTATGCTGATTTTGTCATGGATATTCCTGCACTGGATGTACCTCGGATCCAA CTTTCGTGCCAGTCTGTGCTCCAGACAGCGATCCGAAAGGGAAAAACACACTGCCAAAGTGCTCCGGGATCAGTACAACTCACTAGGGCCCATAAG CTGGCAGGAGATTATCACCACGATCATCTTCATTCTGATGGCAATTTTGTGGTTTACAAGAAACCCAGGTTTCATGCCTGGCTGGTCATCATTGTTTCCCGA TTACCCAGGATACGCTACGGATGCCACTGTAGCGCTGTTGCTGGGTTTCATATTCTTCATCATCCCCGGACACAAACCAAATGCAGAGCGCTATG AGGCCTTGATAACGTGGAAGGACTTCCAGGCCTGTATGCCATGGGAGATCAGTCTGCTTGTGGGTGGTGGTTTCGCTTTGGCTGAAGGCACAAAG ATTTCTGGTTTATCGACTTGGGTTGCTGAATTGATGACACCCTTGGGAAGTCTTCCTCCTTTAGCCACTGTCACCATCGCCTGCCTTATTGTCACCTCTATCACAGAGGTGGCCAGCAATGCTGCCACAACGACAATCTTTTTGCCCATACTGGCCCCCTTG GCTGAGGCAATTGGAGTCAACCCTCTGTACATGCTGATTCCTACGGCCCTATGTGTGTCCTTTTCATTCCTGCTTCCGGTTTCTAATCCTCCAAATGCCATTGTCTTCACATATGGTCACCTAACAAGCATGGACATG GTAAAGGCAGGTCTGGGCTTAAATGTTATAGGTGTTCTTACAGTCTTATTAGCTCTTACGACATGGGCAACACCTCTTCTCAACCTGGACACCTACCCGGACTGGGCACCGGTTGTAAACAGCACTGGAGTATga
- the iqub gene encoding LOW QUALITY PROTEIN: IQ and ubiquitin-like domain-containing protein (The sequence of the model RefSeq protein was modified relative to this genomic sequence to represent the inferred CDS: inserted 1 base in 1 codon; deleted 1 base in 1 codon): MTNACMCVYFPQVITLQSYVRRWLAKCFTDRLRRLKRKHLAWLEKEKGRKKEEKEQQIRDEYHRRMKADFDLLYNGLRKWRXEEVEHINVTLSGVERKAALCALLEQESQFISSIEQHRMSAGMRNQDKAIQAFLHKPIDWGSGLVSLLASQAHQHHGHLTNFWCFWQCGQVPNPAGK, encoded by the exons ATGACAAATGcttgtatgtgtgtttattttcctCAGGTCATTACACTCCAGTCATATGTCAGGCGCTGGCTAGCCAAGTGTTTCACAGACCGCTTGAGA AGGCTAAAAAGAAAGCATCTGGCATGGCTAGAAAAGGAAAAGGGAAGGAAGAAAGAGGAGAAAGAGCAGCAGATCAGAGATGAATATCACCGCAGGATGAAGGCAGACTTTGATCTGCTTTATAATGGCTTGAGAA aATGGA TAGAGGAAGTGGAACACATCAATGTCACTTTATCTGGTGTGGAGAGAAAGGCAGCGCTGTGCGCTCTACTGGAGCAAGAGTCCCAGTTCATCTCCTCCATAGAACAGCATAGAATGTCTGCAGGCATGAGGAACCAGGATAAGGCCATACAAGCCTTCCTCCACAAG ccaatagactggggttcaggtctggtgagtttgctggccagtcaagcacaccaacaccatggtcatttaaccaacttttggtgcttttggcagtgtgggcaggtgccaaatcctgctggaaaatga